A region from the Dendropsophus ebraccatus isolate aDenEbr1 chromosome 1, aDenEbr1.pat, whole genome shotgun sequence genome encodes:
- the LOC138770921 gene encoding phospholipid scramblase 3-like — translation MSSTDTSHIAVQDQPPSYNLIAPYAPPEICPPISDARKILKGLPPGMGLFLQINQLSVKEKFSVSQGNGSTFDVLNQVGQRLFQADEHDVCCGPTYDVSIKDNSDNEVLHLLGGGCCCSCTEEIAVQYFSGTLVGFVKLHDNNLVTHLSVMNSSKKVVLLILGPSFQDSIFGNSTYEVKSRDEQHVVGMIKMETDHSLVTFPVDMEVTVKALLLGSSLYLYNLIKAKRRRLRTQARTH, via the exons ATGTCATCCACAG ATACATCACATATAGCTGTTCAAGATCAGCCTCCAAGTTACAACCTTATTGCACCATATGCCCCTCCGGAGATATGCCCACCAATTTCTGATGCCCGTAAAATACTGAAAGGCCTCCCCCCCGGCATGGGACTCTTCCTCCAG ATTAACCAGTTATCAGTGAAAGAGAAAT TCTCAGTGTCGCAGGGTAATGGTTCCACCTTTGATGTGTTGAATCAGGTTGGTCAGCGACTATTTCAGGCAGATGAGCATGATGTGTGCTGTGGACCGACCTATGATGTCAGCATTAAGGACAACAGTGACAATGAGGTCCTGCACCTACTggggggcggctgctgctgctcctgtactgaggAG ATCGCGGTGCAATATTTCTCGGGGACTCTGGTGGGATTTGTCAAGTTGCATGACAACAATCTGGTCACCCACCTGTCAGTGATGAATTCCTCCAAGAAGGTGGTTCTCCTCATTCTGGGTCCCAGCTTCCAGGACAGTATTTTTGGCAACAGCACCTATGAG GTGAAGTCTCGGGATGAGCAGCATGTGGTTGGGATGATAAAGATGGAGACAGATCATTCTCTGGTTACCTTCCCGGTGGATATGGAGGTGACGGTGAAGGCGTTGTTGTTAGGCTCCTCCCTGTATCTG